From one Thermanaeromonas sp. C210 genomic stretch:
- a CDS encoding DNA-methyltransferase, which produces MVFANGRCAPTYSDCLKEPLYQYDFPNLCDGRDLLAAVRDNSVPCVFFDPQYRGILDKLAYGNEGESRGIRRSVLPQMDEATIKEFVGEIARVLVPTGHLFLWVDKFHLCEGVSGWMPANLRIVDMIVWDKQKIGMGYRTRRQCEYLLVIQKKPLRAKGVWAVHDIPDVWAEKPINCHAHAKPVKLQARLIEAVTNPGDVVVDPAAGSYSVWKAAQLVGRRFLGGDIVYGPHYEGERS; this is translated from the coding sequence ATGGTTTTCGCCAATGGCAGGTGTGCACCTACCTATAGCGATTGTCTCAAAGAGCCCCTCTACCAGTATGACTTTCCTAATCTCTGCGACGGACGAGATCTTTTGGCTGCGGTCAGGGATAATTCCGTCCCATGCGTTTTCTTTGATCCCCAGTACCGGGGTATTCTGGATAAGTTGGCTTACGGCAACGAGGGCGAGAGCCGCGGAATCAGACGTTCCGTTTTACCGCAAATGGATGAAGCCACCATTAAAGAGTTCGTAGGGGAGATAGCACGGGTGCTTGTTCCCACCGGCCACCTTTTTCTATGGGTGGATAAGTTTCACCTGTGCGAAGGGGTATCTGGATGGATGCCTGCAAACCTCCGCATTGTAGATATGATCGTATGGGATAAGCAGAAGATCGGCATGGGTTATCGTACCCGGCGGCAGTGCGAGTACCTATTGGTTATTCAAAAGAAGCCCCTGCGGGCTAAGGGCGTCTGGGCCGTACATGATATACCCGATGTATGGGCGGAAAAACCCATTAATTGTCATGCCCATGCCAAACCGGTGAAACTCCAGGCTCGATTAATAGAGGCAGTGACCAATCCAGGGGATGTGGTGGTAGACCCGGCGGCGGGGAGTTATTCCGTGTGGAAAGCGGCACAACTTGTAGGCCGCAGATTTTTAGGAGGCGACATAGTGTACGGCCCTCATTATGAAGGCGAAAGGTCGTAA
- a CDS encoding DUF4372 domain-containing protein has product MLRFLNDYFWQLTAGMGVDKYAKKLNSLQLVELIAFAQLEQLNGLRDISNSFNDPQFSRAINLESISFSQIARRLRDLPPQLPRPEKEIAIAV; this is encoded by the coding sequence TTGCTCCGGTTTCTAAACGACTATTTTTGGCAGTTAACCGCAGGTATGGGGGTCGATAAGTACGCTAAGAAGCTAAATTCCCTTCAACTCGTTGAACTAATAGCCTTCGCTCAGCTGGAACAACTTAATGGCTTGCGGGATATCAGCAATAGCTTCAATGACCCGCAATTTAGCCGGGCCATCAATTTAGAGAGCATCAGTTTCTCCCAGATAGCGCGCCGTTTAAGGGATTTACCGCCGCAGCTTCCCAGGCCCGAGAAGGAAATAGCTATAGCGGTGTAG